From Streptomyces durmitorensis, a single genomic window includes:
- a CDS encoding GlxA family transcriptional regulator, whose product MPPFVTIAAYAPTGVGILGAGIVSEVFDERGPGLPRFDFALCTDRPGQVRTDAGLPITVEHGVERLAAADLVIALPWADFRTPPAPAVLDAFTAAHERGALVAGHCVGAFALAAAGLLDGRRATTHWRFAELLARRHPDVTVEAEALYIDEGQIVTGAGAAAGFDLSLHLLRREYGAATANTIARDLVLPSHRDGGQAQYLAAPVPEDCQDDRLADVLAWAREHLHEPLPVAELARRALMSRRSFARRFTAATGTTPHAWLVNLRLSSAEELLETTDLPVEEIAHRVGYGSAAVLREQFVRRRGVPPRSYRRAFTRAP is encoded by the coding sequence ATGCCGCCTTTCGTGACCATCGCCGCCTACGCCCCGACGGGCGTCGGCATCCTCGGCGCCGGCATCGTCTCCGAGGTGTTCGACGAGCGGGGCCCCGGACTGCCCCGCTTCGACTTCGCCCTGTGCACCGACCGGCCGGGGCAGGTCCGCACCGACGCCGGGCTGCCCATCACCGTGGAGCACGGCGTGGAGCGGCTCGCCGCCGCCGACCTCGTGATCGCCCTGCCCTGGGCCGACTTCCGTACGCCGCCTGCGCCCGCTGTGCTCGACGCGTTCACCGCGGCGCACGAGCGGGGCGCGCTGGTCGCGGGGCACTGCGTCGGCGCGTTCGCCCTGGCCGCAGCGGGACTCCTTGACGGGCGGCGCGCCACCACCCACTGGCGGTTCGCCGAGCTCCTCGCCCGGCGCCACCCGGACGTCACCGTCGAGGCCGAGGCCCTGTACATCGACGAAGGGCAGATCGTCACCGGCGCGGGAGCGGCAGCGGGCTTCGACCTCAGCCTGCATCTGCTCAGACGCGAGTACGGCGCGGCCACCGCCAACACCATCGCGCGGGACCTGGTCCTGCCCTCACACCGTGACGGCGGCCAGGCCCAGTACCTCGCCGCTCCCGTACCGGAGGACTGCCAGGACGACCGCCTGGCCGACGTGCTCGCCTGGGCCCGCGAGCATCTGCACGAGCCGCTGCCGGTCGCGGAGCTGGCCCGCCGCGCCCTGATGAGCAGGCGCTCCTTCGCCCGCCGCTTCACCGCGGCGACCGGCACCACCCCGCACGCCTGGCTGGTCAACCTGCGGCTGAGCAGCGCCGAGGAGCTCCTGGAGACCACGGACCTGCCGGTGGAGGAGATCGCCCACCGGGTCGGGTACGGCAGCGCGGCCGTCCTGCGCGAGCAGTTCGTACGCCGTCGGGGAGTGCCCCCGCGGTCCTACCGCCGCGCGTTCACCCGGGCGCCCTAG
- a CDS encoding DUF1206 domain-containing protein, translated as MTPSLAHTLGRTKKAAGRRSAENESLTAAGRAGFVARGVVYVLIGVLALRIALGSGGKEADRQGALAEVAEQPFGEVMLWALVVGFGCMALWRGSRAAGRRGPRRKAASRALDGGRAAFYAFVCWATATYAAGGSQGSSGDAKSQDYTKTTLELPYGRYLVGAAGCVLIGVGVVLAVRAMMRRFLKQLDLGSLKGRTRKVVTVLGVTGGTARGAVFAAAGVFIVTAAVQFDPDEAKGVDATLRSFAHTPAGPWLLAAVAAGLILFGVFSFASARWRKL; from the coding sequence ATGACGCCGTCACTGGCGCACACACTCGGCCGGACCAAGAAGGCCGCGGGCCGCCGCTCGGCGGAGAACGAATCGCTGACGGCGGCGGGCAGGGCGGGCTTCGTCGCCCGTGGCGTCGTATACGTCCTCATAGGTGTGCTCGCCCTTCGGATAGCCCTCGGCAGCGGAGGCAAAGAGGCCGACCGCCAGGGCGCGTTGGCCGAGGTCGCCGAGCAGCCCTTCGGCGAGGTGATGCTGTGGGCACTGGTCGTCGGGTTCGGCTGCATGGCGCTGTGGCGGGGCTCCCGCGCGGCGGGCAGGCGGGGGCCGCGCCGCAAGGCCGCATCGCGTGCACTCGACGGCGGCAGGGCGGCCTTCTACGCCTTTGTCTGCTGGGCGACCGCCACGTACGCGGCCGGGGGGAGCCAGGGGTCGAGCGGCGACGCCAAATCGCAGGACTACACGAAGACCACGCTGGAACTTCCCTACGGCCGCTACCTGGTGGGTGCCGCGGGCTGCGTCCTGATCGGCGTCGGGGTCGTGCTCGCCGTACGGGCCATGATGCGCCGCTTCTTGAAGCAGCTGGACCTCGGCTCCCTCAAGGGCCGCACACGCAAGGTCGTCACCGTCCTTGGCGTGACCGGCGGTACCGCACGCGGCGCCGTCTTCGCCGCCGCGGGCGTCTTCATCGTGACGGCGGCCGTCCAGTTCGACCCCGACGAGGCCAAGGGCGTGGACGCGACGCTCCGCAGCTTCGCGCACACCCCCGCGGGACCCTGGCTCCTGGCCGCCGTCGCGGCCGGGCTCATCCTCTTCGGGGTCTTCTCCTTCGCCTCCGCGCGCTGGCGGAAGCTGTGA
- a CDS encoding sigma-70 family RNA polymerase sigma factor encodes MIGEHDPLVTAAQTGDQQAQDELVAGYLPLVYNIVGRALDGHADVDDVVQETMLRALAGLASLRDPASFRSWLVAIAMNEIRRHWQQRASGQKSPSPLHEAHDVVDPGADFVDLTIIRLGLVGQRREVAEATRWLDTDDRALLSLWWLEVSGELTRAEVASAMELPTQHATVRVQRMKTQLETARIVVRALAAEPRCPYLSDVVAPWDGAPSGLWRKRLARHVRDCAMCSGHGAGLVLAERLLVGVALVPPTAALAAPGAIRAVSAADAHHLTAGSPHIPNDAHTTAPNTYEISGSRSAPARHAAQRSHRMPRKGRTVAAGVAVLVIATGVIYSATRPSDDEQTEAQPLTASQPPSSAAPSTTAPKRSTSPSASPSRTKKPSPKATPSKTKTPKPKATTPKPTRSTSAPQAPQAPAGSSSYSQEVTRLANAERAKSGCGPLSLNSKLGNAAQGHSDDMAERDFFDHTNPDGKDPGDRVTAAGYQWSTYGENIAAGQRTPAAVMDSWMNSSGHRANILNCSFKEIGIGYRQGSGGPWWTQNFGAR; translated from the coding sequence ATGATCGGTGAACACGATCCTCTGGTGACGGCGGCGCAGACCGGGGACCAGCAGGCGCAGGACGAGCTGGTCGCCGGATATCTGCCGCTGGTCTACAACATCGTCGGGCGGGCGCTCGACGGGCATGCCGACGTCGACGACGTGGTGCAGGAGACCATGCTGCGGGCGCTCGCGGGCCTGGCCTCGCTGCGCGACCCGGCGAGCTTCCGGTCCTGGCTCGTCGCCATCGCCATGAACGAGATCCGCAGGCACTGGCAGCAGCGCGCGTCCGGGCAGAAGAGCCCGAGCCCGCTCCACGAGGCGCACGACGTCGTGGACCCGGGCGCGGACTTCGTCGACCTGACCATCATCCGGCTCGGCCTGGTGGGGCAGCGCCGTGAGGTGGCCGAGGCCACCCGCTGGCTGGACACCGACGACCGTGCGCTCCTTTCGCTGTGGTGGCTTGAGGTCTCCGGCGAGCTCACCCGGGCGGAGGTCGCCTCCGCCATGGAGCTGCCGACGCAGCACGCCACGGTCCGTGTGCAGCGGATGAAGACCCAGCTGGAGACGGCCCGGATCGTGGTCCGGGCGCTGGCCGCGGAGCCCCGGTGCCCGTACCTGAGCGACGTGGTGGCCCCGTGGGACGGCGCTCCCTCCGGCCTCTGGCGCAAGCGCCTGGCCCGGCATGTGCGTGACTGCGCGATGTGCTCGGGCCACGGCGCGGGCCTCGTGCTCGCCGAGCGTCTCCTTGTGGGCGTCGCCCTGGTGCCGCCGACCGCAGCCCTTGCCGCCCCCGGCGCGATACGGGCGGTGAGCGCGGCCGACGCGCACCACCTGACGGCCGGCTCACCGCACATACCGAACGACGCGCACACCACGGCCCCGAACACGTACGAGATATCCGGCTCCCGCAGCGCCCCGGCGAGACATGCCGCTCAGCGCAGCCACCGGATGCCGCGCAAGGGCCGCACCGTGGCAGCGGGCGTCGCCGTGCTCGTCATCGCGACCGGGGTCATCTACTCGGCCACGCGCCCCTCGGACGACGAACAGACCGAGGCGCAGCCGCTCACCGCCTCGCAGCCGCCCTCGTCCGCGGCCCCCTCCACCACGGCCCCCAAGCGCAGCACATCCCCCTCCGCCTCCCCGAGCCGGACCAAGAAGCCGTCCCCCAAGGCCACGCCGTCGAAGACGAAGACGCCGAAGCCGAAGGCGACCACCCCGAAGCCCACCCGCTCCACCAGCGCTCCCCAGGCGCCGCAGGCCCCGGCAGGCAGCTCCTCATACAGCCAGGAGGTCACCCGGCTCGCCAATGCCGAGCGCGCCAAGAGCGGCTGCGGCCCGCTGTCCCTCAACAGCAAGCTGGGCAACGCGGCGCAGGGCCACTCCGACGACATGGCGGAGCGCGACTTCTTCGACCACACGAACCCCGACGGCAAGGACCCCGGCGACCGGGTCACGGCGGCGGGCTACCAGTGGAGCACCTACGGCGAGAACATCGCCGCGGGCCAGCGCACCCCGGCCGCGGTGATGGACTCCTGGATGAACAGCTCCGGCCACCGCGCCAACATCCTCAACTGTTCCTTCAAGGAGATCGGCATCGGCTACCGGCAGGGCAGCGGCGGCCCCTGGTGGACGCAGAACTTCGGCGCGAGGTGA
- a CDS encoding CATRA system-associated protein, with product MIAPRQLERTRAALRILSRLEFDADRWAAVATLVREMLLAVYARHEPRLRAALAALEQVGDVRAGGLTSEGREFPTRLGSGPVAGPPPSALLPHLDELAAELAAAGAEIRRNPHIDIEATLPLRPGTRFTADVVLDTTMSQAGEQATAFVLRNPPADLRKLSVEVWLTVTPHFVIDGPATATIEVDPAEARSTEARFTLAVRDPVPQDAGPPALRATFDHQLRASGSVQRHVPVAGFDGERPRAAGGTRSSLAARPQGDGHGAAEQGGVLLNGRAEAPDLYVVIERDAGRRHHYLVRLQTGLLGGLVMTGTWALSESAQDVTRRIMADFADPAATPAGRQRSLTGAGLDFFDVAPECFKQLYWRLVDAGTPPRNMYLVSEEPAIPWELMIPHRREHGQPRQTMPALGVSCGIGRWHQSGHFSPSQRLRLTDSLVLAPDYPGERKLPNASAERDLVLAHYPGREVPGTFDELDAFYAATNASLLHFVCHGQDATLQAIQLLNHQTLSTRQMRGGGLGLACEQRRPLIFLNACELGRPGLGLASVEGFPAAFIACDAAAVIAPLWAVDDGPAHQVAIDFYQALQEDPSRPFADVLCSVRARAYHEGGADSFAAYCFYGDPLAATGRP from the coding sequence ATGATCGCCCCCCGCCAACTGGAACGGACCAGGGCGGCCCTGCGCATCCTGAGCCGGCTTGAGTTCGACGCGGACCGGTGGGCGGCGGTCGCAACGCTCGTCCGCGAGATGCTGCTGGCGGTGTACGCCCGGCACGAGCCGAGGCTCAGGGCAGCCTTGGCCGCGCTGGAACAAGTCGGCGACGTTCGCGCCGGCGGGCTGACGTCAGAGGGCCGCGAGTTCCCCACCCGCCTCGGATCCGGTCCCGTGGCCGGACCACCCCCATCCGCCTTGCTGCCCCACCTTGACGAGCTGGCCGCGGAGCTGGCGGCGGCGGGCGCCGAGATCCGCCGGAACCCGCACATCGACATCGAGGCGACGCTGCCGCTGCGGCCCGGTACCCGGTTCACCGCCGATGTCGTACTGGACACCACGATGTCGCAGGCCGGAGAACAGGCCACGGCCTTCGTGCTCCGCAACCCGCCCGCCGACCTGCGGAAGCTGTCCGTCGAGGTGTGGCTGACCGTGACTCCGCACTTTGTCATCGATGGTCCGGCCACCGCCACGATCGAAGTGGACCCGGCCGAGGCCCGGTCCACCGAGGCACGGTTCACCCTCGCCGTGCGCGACCCGGTGCCCCAGGACGCGGGACCGCCTGCCTTGCGTGCGACCTTCGACCACCAGCTGCGGGCGAGCGGATCGGTCCAGCGCCACGTTCCGGTCGCGGGCTTCGATGGCGAGCGGCCGCGGGCAGCCGGCGGGACGCGGTCCTCCCTGGCTGCCCGGCCCCAGGGCGACGGCCATGGGGCGGCTGAGCAGGGCGGCGTGCTGCTGAACGGCCGGGCCGAGGCACCCGACCTCTATGTCGTGATCGAGCGTGACGCGGGCCGGCGGCACCACTACTTGGTGCGGCTACAGACCGGCCTGCTCGGCGGCCTCGTCATGACGGGCACCTGGGCGCTCAGCGAATCGGCCCAAGACGTCACCCGGCGCATCATGGCCGATTTCGCCGACCCGGCAGCCACGCCGGCCGGTCGGCAGCGGTCGCTCACGGGCGCCGGGCTGGACTTCTTCGATGTCGCCCCGGAGTGCTTCAAGCAGCTGTACTGGCGGCTGGTCGACGCAGGGACGCCACCGCGAAACATGTACCTGGTCTCCGAGGAGCCGGCCATCCCCTGGGAGCTGATGATCCCGCACCGCCGCGAGCATGGTCAGCCGAGGCAGACCATGCCGGCGCTCGGGGTGAGCTGCGGGATCGGCCGCTGGCACCAATCCGGGCACTTCTCGCCCAGCCAGCGCCTGAGGCTCACCGACAGCCTGGTGCTCGCCCCCGACTACCCCGGCGAGCGAAAGCTGCCGAACGCGAGTGCCGAACGCGACCTTGTGCTCGCGCACTACCCGGGCCGTGAAGTCCCCGGCACGTTCGACGAGCTCGACGCGTTCTACGCCGCCACCAACGCGAGCCTCCTGCACTTCGTCTGCCACGGCCAGGACGCCACACTGCAGGCGATCCAGTTGCTCAACCACCAAACCCTGTCGACGCGCCAGATGCGCGGTGGCGGGCTCGGCCTGGCCTGCGAGCAGCGCCGTCCGCTGATCTTCCTCAACGCGTGTGAACTGGGCCGGCCGGGCCTCGGGCTCGCCAGCGTCGAGGGCTTCCCGGCCGCGTTCATCGCCTGCGACGCGGCCGCCGTCATCGCCCCACTGTGGGCGGTGGACGACGGCCCGGCCCATCAGGTCGCCATCGACTTCTACCAGGCACTCCAAGAGGACCCCAGCCGCCCGTTCGCCGACGTACTGTGCTCGGTCCGGGCGCGCGCCTACCACGAGGGCGGTGCCGACAGCTTCGCGGCGTACTGCTTTTACGGCGACCCCCTGGCGGCGACGGGACGGCCATGA
- a CDS encoding VOC family protein, whose translation MSAYPEGTPCWADAMFPDVEAAKSFYGEVLGWTFDSGSEEFGGYTQARSDGKAVAAVVPQMGGADGPAAWNLYFASPDAAATAAKIRDNGGTLAMEPVQVGDFGTMVTAQEPSGAYFSVWQPGSHEGFEKTGEAGAYCWAELTTRDPAAADAFLPSVFPFEVKKMDVDDVDFSVFEVGGQPVLGRLKMTEDFPPDVPPFLNVHFAVDNCDAAIVTVAKLGGHLLFGPMDSPFGRFATVADQQGATFSIIDLTTTEGEMPSFS comes from the coding sequence ATGTCCGCGTACCCGGAAGGCACGCCCTGCTGGGCGGATGCGATGTTCCCCGACGTGGAGGCCGCGAAGAGCTTCTACGGCGAGGTGCTCGGCTGGACGTTCGACAGCGGCTCGGAAGAGTTCGGCGGCTACACCCAGGCCCGCTCGGACGGCAAGGCCGTGGCCGCGGTCGTCCCGCAGATGGGAGGCGCGGACGGCCCCGCTGCCTGGAACCTCTACTTCGCCTCGCCCGACGCCGCCGCGACGGCCGCGAAGATCCGTGACAACGGCGGAACGCTCGCCATGGAGCCGGTGCAGGTCGGCGACTTCGGCACCATGGTCACGGCCCAGGAGCCCAGCGGCGCGTACTTCAGCGTCTGGCAGCCGGGCAGCCACGAGGGCTTCGAGAAGACCGGCGAGGCCGGCGCGTACTGCTGGGCGGAGCTCACCACACGGGATCCCGCCGCGGCGGACGCGTTCCTGCCTTCCGTCTTCCCCTTCGAGGTGAAGAAGATGGACGTCGACGACGTCGACTTCAGTGTCTTCGAAGTCGGTGGGCAGCCGGTGCTCGGCCGGCTCAAGATGACCGAGGACTTCCCGCCCGACGTGCCGCCGTTCCTCAACGTGCACTTCGCCGTGGACAACTGTGACGCCGCGATCGTCACCGTCGCCAAGCTCGGCGGCCACCTGCTCTTCGGCCCGATGGACAGCCCCTTCGGCCGCTTCGCCACGGTCGCCGACCAGCAGGGTGCCACCTTCAGCATCATCGACCTGACGACCACGGAGGGCGAGATGCCCTCGTTCTCCTAG
- a CDS encoding MBL fold metallo-hydrolase → MTNTQAIAQADAQLDTQADAQVHAPADAPLGRSAVYTILTTGYTGSTGPGVAATVSYVRDGDRHVIVDPGMVASRSRILDPLAELGLGPDDITDVVLSHHHPDNTMNVGLFGRARVHDHKAIYENDQWTDRDAEGHELAPSLRLIRTPGHSREDITLLAGTAEGTVAFVGDLWWRPNGPVEDPVAPDHTVLRTSRQRVLAAADVIVPGHGGAFKADASAPL, encoded by the coding sequence ATGACGAACACACAGGCAATCGCCCAGGCAGACGCACAGCTCGACACGCAGGCAGACGCGCAGGTCCACGCTCCGGCAGACGCCCCGCTCGGCCGCAGCGCCGTGTACACGATCCTGACCACCGGCTACACGGGCTCCACCGGCCCCGGAGTCGCCGCCACCGTCTCCTACGTCCGCGACGGTGACCGGCACGTGATCGTCGACCCGGGCATGGTGGCGAGCCGCAGCCGGATCCTGGACCCGCTCGCGGAGCTCGGCCTCGGCCCGGACGACATCACCGACGTGGTGCTCAGCCACCACCACCCGGACAACACCATGAACGTGGGCCTGTTCGGCCGGGCCCGGGTCCACGACCACAAGGCGATCTACGAGAACGACCAGTGGACCGACCGGGACGCCGAGGGCCATGAACTCGCCCCGTCGCTGCGGCTGATCCGCACTCCGGGACACAGCCGCGAGGACATCACCCTGCTCGCGGGGACGGCCGAGGGCACGGTGGCCTTCGTGGGCGACCTGTGGTGGCGGCCGAACGGCCCGGTGGAGGACCCGGTCGCCCCGGACCACACGGTGCTTCGGACGTCACGGCAGCGGGTGCTCGCCGCCGCGGATGTGATCGTGCCGGGCCACGGCGGCGCGTTCAAGGCCGATGCATCGGCGCCGCTCTAG
- a CDS encoding CHAT domain-containing tetratricopeptide repeat protein: MENGEEHDPADETGATIKRLTMVGRLALLQQDIGRAEQSFTEALQAVDDDHLELAVDLYRRLGQVCKQNGRFQQAQDLERAAEALTEHLEPPLDLSVAGLSRLVAALRTAPQERVMLGSILSRLAMLERLEAGGAAMARAHMEEAVAIALELEPDSSETLVRQSNLAGMRGLDGDLPGAIELADSIKDQVRAEDPRGASILLRSIAQLRARAGEVDGGAADAAEAVELATAAGAAAERAAALSALGMIRSMQGDLAGEAATYREALAVLRAEAGESADGAMASAVNLWRLAKAERSQGDLGQAIEHLTQGVAMLREHTPRGDQLVEMLYSLGEAQAEAGEIGAAAAALRETARITLSPTMRVSCEIRLGDITKELGHYEEAQRMLAEALADAEALGNEGLIAGASMALAGVYRWSGDLDRAQRLYETVVERTADDSPQHAMALSNLAGVHYARGDFDAAALRYRKALELASDLRSVLNITYNLATALHGSGDLAEADAYYAAVVDGITSANRARAEAISGRGQIAAAQGRTEDALGYFRETVATAEQMWAATRGDANRSALFARSEYYYSQLLETLQRLGAPGNAAEALTLAELTRARTLQARLGEPAATAPKASRLEASRLRQKLAAVSRRLLHARTDPESGEATLAGLHRQERELSAALEDLVSPAHPVASAGMLTSAQIQAALHQGTVLLEFQVVNSRVFAWTVTTYAIDLRVLPTDVSELTDLVLRVVGPYHAGLPPEDAAGVWDELREAVLGPLGPLPPETGMLLVSPAGPLNVMPFEPLLDGPTVVYVPSATVGLRPRAPRPNRVAEAEFVGFGNPAFDRTLPEFADLPSLPGAEVEVEEIAGLFGSRGIAFCGDRATEDELRSWARRCRYLHVAAHGLVDLDNPMRSGIVLSSSRMMRLLREPGHDDVLHGYEMIDLDIAAELVVVAACRTGFGSEWHGEGLATVGSALLQGGARWVLVALWPVGDLVSVAFMRVLYEALLDGVAIPEAVKAARAEIRADHDDPYWWAGFALFGLHA, translated from the coding sequence ATGGAGAACGGCGAGGAGCACGATCCGGCCGACGAGACCGGAGCGACCATCAAGCGGCTGACGATGGTCGGCAGACTTGCCCTGTTACAGCAGGACATCGGCCGGGCAGAGCAGTCGTTTACCGAGGCCTTGCAGGCTGTCGACGACGATCACCTGGAACTGGCGGTCGATCTTTACCGGCGCCTTGGCCAAGTCTGCAAGCAAAACGGACGTTTCCAGCAGGCGCAGGACCTGGAGCGTGCCGCTGAGGCACTGACCGAGCACCTCGAGCCGCCGCTCGACCTGTCGGTCGCAGGGCTGAGCCGGCTTGTCGCGGCGCTGCGAACCGCCCCCCAGGAGCGGGTGATGCTCGGGTCCATCCTGTCGCGGCTCGCCATGCTCGAACGGCTTGAGGCGGGCGGCGCGGCAATGGCGCGCGCACACATGGAAGAAGCTGTCGCGATCGCGCTCGAACTGGAGCCGGACAGTTCGGAGACCCTTGTGCGCCAGAGCAACCTCGCGGGCATGCGCGGGCTGGACGGCGACCTGCCCGGGGCGATCGAGCTGGCGGACAGCATCAAGGACCAGGTGCGCGCCGAGGACCCGCGCGGCGCCTCGATCTTGCTGCGCAGTATCGCGCAACTCCGTGCCAGGGCCGGCGAGGTGGACGGCGGAGCTGCCGACGCCGCCGAGGCGGTAGAGCTGGCGACCGCCGCGGGAGCGGCCGCCGAGCGGGCCGCCGCGCTGAGCGCCCTCGGCATGATTCGGTCGATGCAGGGAGACCTTGCCGGCGAGGCGGCGACGTACCGCGAGGCGCTTGCCGTGTTGAGGGCCGAGGCCGGGGAATCGGCCGACGGGGCGATGGCCAGCGCGGTGAACCTTTGGCGGCTCGCGAAGGCCGAGCGGTCCCAAGGCGATCTCGGGCAGGCCATTGAACACCTCACCCAGGGCGTGGCGATGCTCCGCGAGCACACGCCGCGCGGCGACCAACTGGTGGAGATGCTCTACAGCTTGGGCGAAGCCCAGGCCGAGGCGGGGGAGATCGGCGCTGCCGCCGCCGCACTGCGCGAGACGGCGCGGATCACCCTCAGCCCCACCATGCGGGTCAGCTGCGAGATCAGGCTCGGAGACATCACAAAGGAGCTCGGGCACTACGAGGAAGCACAGCGCATGCTGGCGGAAGCCCTGGCCGACGCGGAGGCGTTGGGCAACGAAGGGCTCATCGCCGGTGCCTCGATGGCGCTGGCCGGCGTGTACCGGTGGAGCGGTGACCTTGACCGTGCACAGCGTCTCTACGAGACGGTGGTGGAGCGGACCGCAGACGATTCCCCCCAACACGCCATGGCGCTGTCCAACCTGGCGGGCGTCCACTACGCGCGCGGCGACTTCGACGCTGCCGCCCTGCGATATCGGAAGGCACTCGAACTGGCCTCCGACCTGCGCTCAGTTCTGAACATCACTTACAACCTGGCTACCGCCCTGCACGGTAGCGGGGATCTGGCCGAGGCGGACGCCTATTACGCCGCGGTCGTCGACGGGATCACGAGCGCCAACCGGGCACGCGCGGAAGCGATCTCCGGTCGAGGGCAGATCGCGGCGGCGCAGGGACGCACCGAAGACGCGCTGGGCTACTTCAGGGAGACGGTCGCGACCGCCGAGCAGATGTGGGCAGCGACCAGAGGGGACGCCAACCGAAGCGCGCTGTTCGCCCGGTCGGAGTACTACTACAGCCAACTGCTCGAGACCCTCCAGCGGCTCGGCGCGCCGGGGAACGCGGCGGAGGCCCTCACGCTGGCAGAACTGACCCGGGCCCGGACGCTGCAGGCACGGCTGGGCGAGCCGGCCGCCACGGCACCGAAGGCGTCGCGACTGGAGGCGTCACGGCTGCGCCAGAAACTGGCGGCGGTCTCGCGACGCCTGCTGCACGCGAGGACCGATCCCGAGTCCGGCGAGGCCACGCTCGCCGGACTCCACCGCCAGGAACGCGAGTTGTCCGCAGCACTTGAGGACCTCGTGAGCCCGGCCCACCCGGTCGCGAGCGCGGGCATGCTCACCAGCGCGCAGATACAGGCCGCGCTGCATCAGGGCACCGTGCTGCTCGAGTTCCAGGTTGTGAATTCCAGGGTGTTCGCCTGGACGGTGACCACGTACGCCATCGACTTGCGAGTCCTGCCGACTGACGTGAGCGAGCTGACCGACCTGGTCCTGCGGGTGGTCGGCCCCTACCACGCCGGGCTACCGCCGGAAGACGCAGCGGGCGTCTGGGACGAGCTGCGCGAGGCGGTCCTCGGCCCGCTCGGGCCACTGCCCCCGGAGACGGGGATGCTGCTGGTGAGCCCGGCTGGCCCGCTGAACGTCATGCCGTTCGAACCGCTCCTCGATGGGCCGACCGTGGTGTACGTCCCGTCCGCGACCGTCGGCCTGCGGCCCCGTGCCCCACGGCCGAACCGGGTCGCCGAAGCCGAATTCGTCGGCTTCGGCAACCCGGCGTTCGACCGGACGCTGCCTGAGTTCGCAGACCTGCCGTCCCTTCCCGGCGCCGAGGTCGAGGTCGAGGAGATCGCCGGGCTGTTCGGTTCCCGGGGGATCGCGTTCTGCGGCGACCGGGCCACCGAGGACGAGCTGCGCTCCTGGGCCCGGCGCTGCCGATACCTGCACGTGGCGGCACACGGCCTCGTCGATCTGGACAACCCCATGCGCAGCGGAATCGTGCTCAGCTCATCTCGCATGATGCGGTTACTCCGCGAGCCGGGCCACGACGATGTCCTGCACGGCTACGAGATGATCGACCTTGACATCGCGGCTGAGCTCGTCGTCGTCGCGGCCTGCCGCACCGGCTTCGGTAGCGAGTGGCACGGCGAGGGGCTGGCCACTGTGGGCAGTGCGCTCCTGCAAGGCGGTGCACGCTGGGTGCTGGTGGCGCTCTGGCCGGTCGGCGACCTCGTGTCGGTGGCGTTCATGCGGGTCTTGTACGAGGCGCTGCTCGACGGTGTGGCCATCCCCGAGGCTGTCAAGGCGGCCCGTGCCGAGATCAGGGCGGACCACGACGATCCCTACTGGTGGGCTGGGTTCGCGCTGTTCGGGCTGCACGCATGA
- a CDS encoding hemolysin family protein, with translation MSFPLALFVTVLLLIASGFFVAAEFALVAAKRHRMERAVAAGQRGAKSALAGMRELSLMLAGAQLGITVCTLGLGSVSKPAISHELDPLLEKLGLPAGLSYGIAFALAMVVVVFLHMVVGEMAPKSWAIAHPERSAMLLTPPFRAVVKVVRPLLTLLNKVSNALVRLCKVTPRDELTSVHNREQLGHLVEESWRLGLISEVDSGLITTSLTAPLTAVGDLRTAAAQITSVPAGASVDEVIEVAAASDRTRLLVRDGATVLGSVHARDALVARARSRALTARELARPVPEFAADDTLAHAVEELRRRRASLAVLCDESGRLTGLVSLDDLLARLMEPRQPV, from the coding sequence ATGAGCTTCCCCCTGGCCCTCTTCGTCACCGTCCTGCTGCTGATCGCCAGCGGCTTCTTCGTGGCCGCCGAGTTCGCGCTGGTCGCCGCCAAGCGCCACCGCATGGAGCGCGCTGTCGCCGCCGGACAGCGCGGCGCCAAGTCCGCGCTCGCGGGCATGCGGGAGCTGTCCCTGATGCTCGCCGGGGCCCAACTCGGCATCACTGTATGTACCTTGGGCCTCGGGTCCGTCTCCAAGCCCGCCATCTCCCATGAACTCGACCCGCTCCTGGAGAAGCTGGGCCTGCCCGCCGGGCTCAGCTACGGCATCGCCTTCGCGCTCGCCATGGTCGTCGTGGTGTTCCTGCACATGGTCGTCGGCGAGATGGCACCCAAGTCCTGGGCCATCGCCCACCCCGAGCGCTCGGCGATGCTGCTCACCCCGCCCTTCCGGGCCGTGGTCAAGGTCGTACGCCCCCTGCTCACCCTCCTCAACAAGGTCAGCAACGCCCTCGTCCGCCTGTGCAAGGTCACACCGCGCGACGAGCTCACCTCGGTCCACAACCGCGAGCAACTCGGGCACCTGGTCGAGGAGTCGTGGCGCCTCGGCCTGATCAGCGAGGTCGACTCGGGCCTCATCACCACCTCGCTCACCGCACCCCTGACCGCGGTCGGCGACCTCCGGACGGCCGCCGCGCAGATCACGTCCGTCCCGGCCGGTGCGAGCGTCGACGAGGTCATCGAGGTGGCCGCGGCGAGCGACCGCACCCGGCTGCTCGTCAGGGACGGCGCCACCGTCCTCGGCTCGGTCCACGCCCGTGACGCCCTGGTGGCCCGCGCCCGGAGCCGCGCCCTGACCGCACGCGAACTGGCGCGCCCCGTACCGGAATTCGCCGCCGACGACACCCTCGCCCACGCCGTCGAGGAACTGCGCAGGCGCCGCGCCTCGCTCGCCGTGCTCTGCGACGAATCGGGCCGCCTCACCGGCCTTGTCAGCCTGGACGACCTGCTGGCCCGCCTGATGGAACCGCGGCAGCCGGTGTGA